The Solanum lycopersicum chromosome 6, SLM_r2.1 genome has a window encoding:
- the LOC101055556 gene encoding IAA36: MELELGLGLALPNSNPIKYSYLNDNNINIDTFDDNFSEMKKIDNDDYGSNKVEGKTLSLLIWNGQPNEEEEEDNDDGHQKRRYFEACYDQEFKEENGVVGWPPIKSWRKKLIHGINHEVGWNKNNNNNNNNNHRHNIGIRNSMYVKVKMEGVAIGRKIDLMLYNSYQILTNTLLQMFNKSHESCDENDGRFTLLYQDKEGDWMLAGDVPWETFMETVQRIQILSNWKSGGSTRKSSHIPQQF; encoded by the exons ATGGAACTTGAGCTTGGTCTTGGTCTTGCACTTCCTAATTCAAATCCTATCAAATATTCCTACCTAAATGACAACAATATTAATATTGACACATTTGATGACAACTTCTCAGAAATGAAGAAGATTGACAATGATGATTATGGTAGCAACAAAGTGGAAGGTAAAACATTGTCTTTGCTTATATGGAATGGCCAAccaaatgaagaagaagaagaagataatgaTGATGGTCATCAAAAAAGGAGATATTTTGAAGCTTGTTATGATCA GGAATTCAAGGAAGAAAATGGAGTAGTGGGGTGGCCACCAATAAAATCATGGAGAAAAAAACTAATTCATGGGATTAATCATGAAGTTGGAtggaacaaaaataataataacaataataataataatcatagaCACAATATTGGAATTAGAAATTCCATGTATGTGAAGGTTAAAATGGAAGGAGTAGCCATTGGAAGAAAAATTGATCTAATGTTATATAATTCTTACCAAATCCTTACTAACACTTTGCTCCAAATGTTTAATAAAT CACATGAGAGTTGTGATGAAAATGATGGACGCTTTACACTACTGTACCAAGACAAAGAAGGAGATTGGATGCTTGCTGGAGATGTACCATGGGA AACATTCATGGAGACAGTTCAGAGAATACAGATTCTAAGTAATTGGAAGAGTGGAGGaagcacaagaaaatcatcCCATATTCCTCAACAgttttga